A part of Buchnera aphidicola (Sarucallis kahawaluokalani) genomic DNA contains:
- a CDS encoding GMP reductase: MRIEEGIKLGFKDVLILPKRSALKSRSEVSLCKKIHFKYSNVCWSGIPIIASNMDTVGTFNMAHVLSEFHIFTAIHKYYNIQQWKEFILHIPKKKLHYVMISTGISDLDYMKLKQIIALSPLLQYICIDVANGYSEYLIDFIKKIRSKFPDKVICSGNVVTGEMVEALLLAGSDIVKVGIGPGSVCTTRLKTGVGYPQLSAIIECADAAHGLKGHIISDGGCINSGDIAKAFGAGADFVMLGGIFAGHNECEGEIIQDNGKKFMIFYGMSSKNAMKLHMGKIDKYKTDEGKSVKLLFKGSVYNTVLDILGGLRSTCTYIGAQGIHELTKRTTFIRVLEQENKVFNNSNLF; this comes from the coding sequence ATGCGTATCGAAGAAGGTATTAAACTTGGCTTTAAAGATGTATTAATTTTACCGAAACGATCAGCTTTAAAAAGTCGTTCTGAAGTAAGTTTATGCAAGAAAATACATTTTAAATATTCTAATGTATGTTGGTCTGGTATTCCTATTATTGCTTCAAATATGGATACTGTTGGTACGTTTAATATGGCTCATGTTTTATCGGAATTCCATATTTTTACCGCAATACATAAATATTATAATATTCAACAATGGAAGGAATTTATTTTACATATCCCTAAAAAAAAATTACATTATGTAATGATATCAACTGGAATTTCAGATTTAGATTATATGAAATTAAAACAAATTATTGCATTATCACCGTTATTACAATATATTTGTATTGATGTTGCAAATGGATATTCAGAATATTTAATTGATTTTATCAAAAAAATACGTTCCAAATTTCCAGATAAAGTTATTTGTTCCGGTAACGTAGTAACAGGAGAAATGGTTGAAGCATTATTACTTGCAGGATCTGATATCGTAAAAGTTGGTATTGGTCCAGGTTCAGTTTGTACAACACGTCTTAAAACAGGTGTTGGTTATCCGCAATTATCTGCAATTATTGAATGTGCAGATGCTGCACATGGTTTAAAAGGTCATATTATTAGTGATGGAGGTTGTATTAATTCAGGAGATATTGCTAAAGCATTTGGCGCAGGTGCTGATTTTGTTATGTTAGGTGGGATTTTTGCAGGACATAATGAATGCGAAGGAGAAATTATTCAAGATAACGGTAAGAAATTTATGATATTTTATGGTATGAGCTCTAAAAATGCTATGAAATTACATATGGGTAAAATTGATAAATATAAAACTGATGAAGGGAAATCAGTGAAATTACTTTTTAAGGGGTCAGTATATAATACCGTTCTTGATATATTAGGTGGATTACGTTCTACATGTACTTATATAGGTGCTCAAGGAATTCATGAGTTAACCAAGCGAACTACATTTATCAGAGTATTGGAACAGGAAAACAAAGTTTTTAATAATTCTAATTTATTTTAA
- the thrA gene encoding bifunctional aspartate kinase/homoserine dehydrogenase I, whose translation MQVLKFGGTSLSNVTKFLDVSKIIESKFQQTETAVVLSAPAKITNYLDQINQSIITKCDIEPILQKIKKIFYELSNNIIKNQKNFPNIKINKYIDNKIEYLKNQIKYVSLHQKNIDKNFAEIISTGEIISVKIMSTLFIAKKYSVFIIHPEQQIIATNDYLDANVKIKESKNNIQKLKIPKKHIIFMPGFIAGNKKKELVTLGRNGSDYSAAILSVCLDAKICEIWTDVDGVYTADPRIVPNAKLLQKLSYQEAIELSSFGATVLHPKTILPLSQFNIKCIIKNTYFPENLGTIITNNIKKPIESIKGITYLGNITLITIKIDTIDFMESIINKLFLFFYKNKNRILSTINSYLEKKIFFYIIQKKTNRIKNCLIEKIKNELTDYIINYIHIDTKINMISIVGSNIQKNDKIKKKIFHALEKTNFKIITINTQNSENSINIITNNKNITENIQIIHDQILHPIHTIEIFIIGIGGVGTALIEQIQTQQKKLKDKNIEFKICGIANSKNMLINLQGINLTTWKKDFYQSKTKFCIKQLIQYGKNISLFNPVVVDCTASQTITNEYYNILKNNIHIVTPNKKANTDSWEKYTKIRKISMKSNKNFLYETNVSAGLPIIKTLKNLFDSGDKLINFRGILSGSLSFIFGKLEEGLSISEATIMAKKLGFTEPNPKDDLSGIDVARKILILAREAGYKLELNDINIIPILPGHLLDIKNEKIFFKELKKLDTFFLKKIKNAQDNKKVLRFIGTIQKEGCCRVQLTEIDQTDPLYNVKNGENALIIHSKYYQPMPLVLRGYGAGNNVTAAGIFSDLLQILS comes from the coding sequence ATGCAAGTACTTAAATTTGGCGGAACATCTTTATCAAATGTCACAAAATTTTTAGATGTATCAAAAATTATAGAAAGTAAATTCCAACAAACAGAAACTGCTGTTGTATTATCTGCACCGGCAAAAATAACTAATTATTTAGATCAAATTAATCAAAGTATAATAACAAAATGTGATATAGAACCGATATTACAAAAAATAAAAAAAATTTTTTACGAACTTTCAAACAATATAATAAAAAATCAAAAAAATTTTCCCAACATAAAAATTAACAAATATATTGATAATAAAATAGAGTACTTAAAGAATCAAATAAAATATGTTTCATTACATCAAAAAAATATAGATAAAAATTTTGCAGAAATAATATCAACAGGCGAAATTATTTCTGTTAAAATTATGTCTACGTTATTTATTGCAAAAAAATATTCTGTATTTATTATTCATCCAGAACAACAAATTATCGCAACAAATGATTATTTAGATGCAAATGTTAAAATTAAAGAATCAAAAAATAATATTCAAAAATTAAAAATACCAAAAAAACATATTATTTTTATGCCAGGATTTATTGCTGGTAATAAAAAAAAAGAATTAGTTACATTGGGAAGAAATGGATCTGATTATTCTGCAGCAATATTATCGGTTTGTTTAGATGCAAAAATATGTGAAATCTGGACTGATGTAGATGGAGTATATACCGCAGATCCTAGAATTGTCCCTAATGCTAAATTACTTCAAAAATTATCTTATCAAGAAGCAATTGAATTATCATCTTTTGGAGCTACAGTATTACACCCTAAAACTATTTTACCATTATCACAATTCAACATAAAATGTATTATAAAAAATACATATTTTCCAGAAAATTTAGGAACTATTATTACAAATAATATAAAAAAACCAATTGAAAGTATTAAAGGAATTACATATCTTGGAAATATCACACTGATTACTATAAAAATCGATACAATTGATTTTATGGAATCAATTATAAATAAATTATTCTTATTTTTTTACAAAAATAAAAATCGTATCTTGTCAACAATAAATTCTTACCTAGAAAAAAAAATTTTTTTTTATATCATACAAAAAAAAACAAATAGAATAAAAAATTGTTTAATAGAAAAAATAAAAAACGAATTAACAGATTATATAATCAATTATATTCATATTGATACAAAAATAAACATGATTTCTATTGTTGGCTCTAATATACAAAAAAATGACAAGATTAAAAAGAAAATCTTCCATGCATTAGAAAAAACGAATTTCAAAATTATTACTATAAATACTCAAAATTCTGAAAATTCTATAAATATTATTACCAACAATAAAAATATTACTGAAAATATTCAAATCATACATGATCAAATATTACATCCTATTCATACTATTGAAATATTTATTATAGGTATCGGAGGTGTAGGAACAGCATTAATTGAACAAATTCAAACACAACAAAAAAAATTAAAAGATAAAAATATAGAATTCAAAATTTGTGGTATTGCAAATTCAAAAAATATGTTAATCAATCTTCAGGGAATTAATTTAACTACTTGGAAAAAAGATTTTTATCAATCTAAAACAAAATTTTGCATAAAACAACTTATTCAATATGGTAAAAATATATCCTTATTTAACCCAGTTGTTGTTGATTGTACAGCTAGTCAAACAATTACTAATGAATATTATAATATATTAAAAAATAATATTCACATTGTTACACCTAATAAAAAAGCTAACACTGATAGTTGGGAAAAATACACAAAAATTAGAAAAATTTCAATGAAATCAAATAAAAATTTTTTATATGAAACTAATGTTAGTGCTGGATTGCCTATTATTAAAACATTAAAAAATCTATTTGATTCTGGAGATAAATTAATTAATTTTCGAGGAATATTATCCGGATCTTTATCATTTATATTTGGGAAATTAGAGGAAGGATTATCTATTTCAGAAGCTACTATCATGGCCAAAAAATTAGGATTTACAGAACCTAATCCTAAAGACGATTTATCCGGAATAGATGTTGCGCGAAAAATACTAATTTTAGCACGTGAAGCAGGATATAAATTAGAATTAAATGATATTAATATTATACCAATATTACCAGGTCATTTACTTGACATAAAAAATGAAAAAATTTTTTTTAAAGAGTTAAAAAAACTAGATACATTTTTCTTAAAAAAAATAAAAAACGCTCAGGATAATAAAAAAGTATTACGATTTATTGGAACTATTCAAAAAGAAGGATGTTGTCGCGTTCAATTAACAGAAATAGATCAAACCGATCCATTGTATAATGTAAAAAATGGTGAAAATGCACTAATAATACATAGCAAATATTACCAACCTATGCCTTTAGTATTAAGAGGTTATGGCGCAGGTAATAATGTCACAGCTGCTGGAATTTTCTCTGATTTACTACAAATATTATCATGA
- a CDS encoding 2-oxo acid dehydrogenase subunit E2 yields MDIKIKLPDIGIEQAEVIDVLVHVNDVVKKEQVLIVIEGDKTSMEIPSQYNGRIKEIMVKVTDIVYINSTIMIMELTQDVIGDKNCIPHNTHVLSNDISNNIIHASPLIRRLSRSLNINLKNITGSGRKNRIIKKDLDDYLISNKMHINSQKLSNNQDVHIKNFDFSKFGAVEKVEISKIKKISGSVLYENWSNIPHVTQFDQVDITDLESFRIKYNKKIVLKEKKITLLTCIIKAVAKALVNFPYLNSSISIKHQKIFLKKYINIGIAVDTLHGLLVPVIKNVCKKNLSDISSEIFYKSQDARNGKLKISDLQGGSFTISSLGGIGGTYFTPIINSCEAAILGVSKFSYQPVWDGDNFIPRLILPLSLSYDHRIIDGAEGARFINFLNHLLSDIRLLLV; encoded by the coding sequence TTGGATATTAAAATTAAATTACCAGATATCGGTATAGAGCAAGCTGAAGTAATAGATGTTTTAGTTCATGTAAATGACGTTGTTAAAAAGGAACAGGTTTTAATAGTTATTGAAGGTGATAAAACTTCCATGGAAATTCCTTCTCAATATAATGGTAGAATTAAAGAAATTATGGTAAAAGTGACAGATATTGTTTATATAAATTCTACTATTATGATTATGGAACTTACGCAAGATGTTATAGGTGATAAAAATTGTATACCTCATAATACTCACGTACTATCAAATGATATTTCAAATAATATAATACATGCTTCGCCTTTAATAAGAAGGTTATCTCGTTCTTTAAATATTAATCTGAAAAATATTACTGGAAGTGGTAGAAAGAACAGGATTATTAAAAAAGATTTAGATGATTATTTAATAAGTAATAAAATGCATATTAATTCTCAAAAATTATCAAATAATCAAGATGTACATATAAAAAATTTTGATTTTAGTAAATTTGGTGCAGTAGAAAAAGTAGAGATTAGTAAAATAAAGAAAATATCTGGAAGTGTATTGTATGAAAATTGGTCGAATATACCTCATGTAACGCAATTTGATCAAGTAGATATTACGGATCTTGAGTCATTTCGCATAAAATATAATAAAAAAATTGTTTTGAAAGAAAAAAAAATAACATTATTAACATGTATTATAAAAGCTGTTGCAAAAGCATTAGTTAATTTTCCTTATTTAAATAGTTCAATTTCTATAAAACATCAAAAAATATTTTTAAAAAAATATATTAATATCGGTATAGCTGTTGATACATTACATGGATTGCTTGTTCCTGTAATAAAAAATGTTTGCAAGAAAAATCTATCTGATATCTCTAGTGAAATATTTTATAAATCACAAGATGCTAGAAATGGAAAATTAAAAATATCTGATTTACAAGGTGGTTCTTTTACAATTTCAAGTTTAGGAGGAATTGGAGGTACTTATTTTACTCCAATTATTAATTCTTGTGAAGCAGCAATTTTAGGTGTTTCAAAGTTTTCTTATCAACCCGTCTGGGATGGTGATAATTTTATTCCACGATTAATTCTACCATTATCTTTGTCTTATGATCATAGGATTATTGATGGAGCAGAAGGTGCACGATTTATTAATTTTTTAAATCATTTATTATCTGATATACGATTATTGCTAGTATAA
- a CDS encoding 5'-methylthioadenosine/adenosylhomocysteine nucleosidase, whose product MKIGIIYAMQKEIQTYYDFNKFQKIKYDIYGIDIYISHSKKIILIKSGIGKVSSSIACTILITLYKVDIVINIGSGGSLKPYINIHDIILIKKTSYHDVNLTNFHYSIGQIPNFPQTFQTNNLLRKKFKNILYENKIKFWEGQVVSGDIFIQTKKDVEIILKNFPNAISVDMESASISQVCFQYNKPVIIIKIISDYITKNTTTIFQKNIKKIFYKSSHIIKKYIQTIMM is encoded by the coding sequence ATGAAAATTGGTATTATTTATGCAATGCAAAAGGAAATACAAACTTATTATGATTTCAATAAATTTCAAAAAATAAAATATGATATTTATGGAATCGATATATATATATCACATTCAAAAAAAATTATTCTTATAAAATCTGGTATAGGAAAAGTATCTAGTAGTATTGCTTGTACTATCCTAATTACTCTATATAAAGTAGATATTGTTATAAATATAGGATCCGGAGGATCATTAAAACCATATATTAACATTCATGATATTATACTTATAAAAAAAACATCTTATCATGATGTAAATTTAACTAATTTTCATTATTCTATCGGACAAATACCGAATTTTCCTCAAACTTTTCAAACAAATAATTTATTAAGAAAAAAATTTAAAAATATACTATATGAAAATAAAATAAAATTTTGGGAGGGTCAGGTTGTTAGTGGAGATATATTTATCCAAACAAAAAAAGATGTAGAAATAATATTAAAAAATTTTCCTAATGCAATATCAGTAGACATGGAATCTGCTTCAATTAGTCAAGTATGTTTTCAATATAATAAACCAGTCATTATTATAAAAATTATTTCTGACTATATTACAAAAAATACAACTACTATATTTCAAAAAAACATTAAAAAAATATTTTATAAATCATCTCATATTATTAAAAAATATATACAAACTATCATGATGTAA
- the lpdA gene encoding dihydrolipoyl dehydrogenase: MVRDIYIQVLVIGSGPAGYSAAFRSADLGLSTILVEKYNELGGVCLNVGCIPSKFLLHIAKVIKESKEVSKQGIFFNNPSINFDMLKSQKKNVINNLSAGLKHMAKNRNVKILYGVASFINKKKVLIVNKNEKLYIHFEHVIIATGSRSVKLSNIFDNSAYVWDSTNALSLKTIPKKLLIVGSGIIGLEMATFYSAIGSQVDVIDRFNQILPFLDYDIVKVFVNVIKRDFNILLQTSVKNTCIKNDQVIVTLCDTVNEKEVIYDAVLVAIGRTPNIQDLCLDNIGLHLTTENFIKVDNQFRTNVANIYAIGDVIGQPMLAHKGMHQGHIVAEIIAGNKHYFDPIVIPAVAYTDPEIAWVGIHEKEAIQRNINYEVAIFPWSASGRAIVSNCSQGVTKLIIDKDNRKIIGGIIVGRQAGELLSEITLAIEMGCDIEDIALTIHAHPTLYESIGLTAQMLQGTITDLMNVKSNIKK, translated from the coding sequence ATGGTTCGAGACATTTACATACAAGTTTTAGTGATTGGATCTGGTCCTGCAGGATACTCAGCAGCATTTCGAAGTGCTGATTTAGGTTTAAGTACTATTTTAGTTGAAAAATATAATGAATTAGGTGGAGTATGTTTAAATGTTGGTTGTATTCCATCAAAATTTTTATTACATATTGCTAAAGTGATTAAAGAATCTAAAGAAGTATCTAAACAAGGTATATTTTTCAATAATCCAAGTATTAATTTTGATATGCTTAAATCACAAAAAAAAAATGTTATTAATAATTTATCTGCTGGTTTAAAGCATATGGCTAAAAATAGAAATGTAAAAATATTGTATGGTGTAGCTAGTTTTATTAATAAAAAAAAAGTTTTAATAGTAAATAAAAATGAAAAATTATATATACATTTTGAACATGTTATTATTGCTACTGGTTCAAGATCTGTTAAATTATCTAATATATTTGATAATAGTGCTTATGTTTGGGATTCAACAAATGCATTATCTTTAAAAACTATTCCAAAAAAATTATTAATTGTTGGGTCTGGAATTATTGGTCTTGAAATGGCTACATTTTATAGTGCCATTGGTTCGCAAGTAGATGTAATTGATCGATTTAATCAAATTTTACCATTTTTAGATTATGATATTGTAAAAGTTTTTGTAAATGTAATAAAAAGAGATTTTAATATCTTATTGCAAACTAGTGTTAAAAATACTTGTATAAAAAATGATCAAGTTATAGTGACACTGTGTGATACTGTCAATGAAAAAGAAGTAATATATGATGCAGTTTTAGTAGCCATTGGACGAACTCCCAATATTCAAGACTTATGTTTAGATAATATTGGATTACATCTAACTACAGAAAATTTTATTAAAGTTGATAATCAATTTCGTACAAATGTTGCTAATATATATGCAATTGGAGATGTGATTGGGCAACCTATGTTAGCACACAAAGGGATGCACCAAGGACATATTGTTGCAGAAATTATTGCAGGGAATAAGCATTATTTTGACCCAATAGTAATTCCTGCAGTTGCTTATACCGATCCTGAAATTGCCTGGGTTGGAATACATGAAAAAGAAGCAATACAACGCAATATAAATTATGAAGTTGCTATTTTTCCATGGAGCGCATCAGGTAGAGCTATTGTTTCAAATTGTTCACAAGGTGTAACGAAATTAATTATAGACAAAGATAATAGGAAAATTATTGGAGGAATTATTGTTGGCAGGCAGGCGGGAGAATTATTGTCTGAAATTACCCTTGCAATAGAAATGGGATGTGATATTGAGGATATAGCATTAACTATCCATGCTCATCCTACATTATATGAATCTATAGGATTAACTGCTCAGATGTTACAGGGTACAATTACTGATTTAATGAATGTAAAATCTAATATAAAAAAATAA
- the erpA gene encoding iron-sulfur cluster insertion protein ErpA: MLNLSKLKLQFTTPAKEKIKKLINKNINLKFRIYITGGGCNGFQYQFKIDNIIHKNDIIIKKKITIVIDAISFQYIDGSVIDYQQTLLGSKFTVSNPHAKTTCSCGSSFSI; this comes from the coding sequence ATGCTTAATCTATCTAAATTAAAATTACAATTTACAACCCCTGCAAAAGAAAAAATAAAAAAATTAATTAATAAAAATATTAATTTAAAATTTCGTATCTATATTACTGGTGGAGGATGTAATGGTTTTCAGTACCAATTTAAAATAGATAATATAATTCATAAAAATGATATTATTATTAAAAAAAAAATTACTATTGTTATAGATGCAATCAGTTTTCAATATATTGATGGTAGTGTTATTGATTACCAACAAACACTACTAGGATCAAAATTTACGGTCTCTAATCCACACGCAAAAACAACATGTAGTTGCGGTTCATCATTTAGTATATAA
- the aceE gene encoding pyruvate dehydrogenase (acetyl-transferring), homodimeric type gives MSNYSQYDIDPIETIEWIESIESVISKDGIHRAKFIIQQLMKKINTNDSLGIINNFVSDYVNTIPVYQEKKYPGDLSIEKKIRSVVRWNAIIMVLRASNKNLELGGHLSSFQSSATIYEVCFNHFFKASNNSDNGDLIYFQGHISPGIYSRAFLEGRLTEEQMNNFRQEASGHGLSSYPHPKLMPYFWQFPTVSMGLSPINAIYQAKFLKYLENRNLKVTNNRMVYAFLGDGEMDEPESKGAITIAAREKLNNLIYVINCNLQRLDGPVIGNGKIINELESLFYGAGWEVIKVIWGDRWDNLLKKDVSGKLIQLMNETVDGDYQTFKSKDGAYIRKYFFGKYPETLQLVKDMSDEEIWLLNRGGHDPKKIFSAFHKAKRSKNKPVVILIHTIKGYGMGHLAEGKNIAHQIKNMNINDLKYFCKRFNLPILEKNIPDLPYIKFSKDSPEYTYLHERRKKLGGYLPIRISKFTETLNLPNLEHFRSILDVQKRKLSTTMIFVRILNILLNYPNLNKRIVPIIADEARTFGMEGLFRKIGIYNFDGQKYTPQDKNQLLYYKENKNGQILQEGINELGAASSWLAAATSYSNNNFPMIPFYIYYSMFGFQRIGDLCWAAGDQQARGFLIGATSGRTTLNGEGLQHEDGHSHIHFLTVPNCISYDPSYAYEVAVIIQDGLQRMYGTNQENIYYYITTMNENYFMPKMPIGVEEGIRKGIYKLNSLPGNIGKVQLMGSGAILQSVTEAASILHKNYKIGVDIYSVTSFTELARDGQDCERWNMLHPNEHPKIPYITQIMNTSPAVAATDYMKLFADQVRKYVPAQSYHVLGTDGFGRSDSRKNLRDYFEVNAHYIVIAALTELSNCLIIKKTMVCDAILKFNINVEKINPRLA, from the coding sequence ATGTCAAATTATTCTCAGTATGATATTGATCCTATTGAAACTATTGAATGGATAGAATCTATTGAGTCAGTTATTTCAAAAGATGGTATACATCGTGCAAAATTTATAATACAACAATTAATGAAAAAAATTAATACAAATGATTCTTTAGGTATTATAAATAATTTCGTTTCAGATTATGTTAATACTATTCCAGTGTATCAAGAAAAAAAATATCCAGGTGATTTAAGTATAGAAAAAAAAATTCGTTCAGTAGTTAGGTGGAATGCTATAATAATGGTTTTACGGGCATCTAATAAGAATTTAGAACTTGGTGGACATTTATCGTCATTTCAATCATCTGCTACTATTTATGAAGTTTGCTTTAATCATTTTTTTAAGGCATCAAATAATAGCGATAATGGTGACTTAATATATTTTCAAGGGCATATTTCACCTGGTATTTATTCAAGAGCATTTTTAGAAGGCCGATTAACTGAGGAACAAATGAATAATTTCCGTCAGGAGGCATCAGGTCATGGTTTATCTTCTTATCCGCATCCAAAATTGATGCCATATTTTTGGCAGTTTCCAACTGTTTCTATGGGATTAAGTCCAATTAATGCAATTTATCAAGCAAAATTTTTAAAGTATCTTGAAAACCGTAATTTAAAAGTTACAAATAATAGAATGGTATATGCGTTTTTAGGTGATGGTGAAATGGACGAACCAGAATCAAAAGGTGCTATCACTATTGCAGCAAGAGAAAAGTTAAATAATTTAATTTATGTAATAAATTGTAATTTACAGCGTTTAGATGGTCCTGTGATAGGTAATGGTAAAATTATTAATGAATTAGAAAGTTTATTTTATGGAGCAGGATGGGAGGTTATTAAAGTTATTTGGGGTGATCGTTGGGATAATTTATTAAAGAAAGATGTTAGTGGCAAATTAATACAATTAATGAACGAAACAGTAGATGGAGATTATCAAACATTTAAATCTAAAGATGGGGCTTATATTCGGAAATATTTTTTTGGAAAATATCCTGAAACATTACAGTTAGTAAAAGATATGTCTGATGAAGAAATTTGGTTATTAAATCGTGGTGGACATGATCCAAAAAAAATTTTTTCTGCATTTCATAAAGCAAAACGATCTAAGAATAAACCTGTTGTAATTTTAATACATACAATCAAAGGTTATGGTATGGGTCATTTAGCAGAAGGGAAAAATATTGCACATCAAATTAAAAATATGAATATTAATGATTTAAAATATTTTTGTAAGCGATTTAATTTACCTATTTTAGAAAAAAATATTCCTGATTTACCATATATAAAATTTTCTAAAGATTCTCCAGAATATACTTATTTACATGAAAGGAGAAAAAAACTAGGTGGTTATCTTCCTATAAGAATTTCTAAATTTACAGAAACTTTAAATTTACCAAATCTAGAGCATTTTAGGTCTATATTAGATGTTCAGAAACGTAAATTATCTACTACTATGATTTTCGTTCGTATATTAAATATATTATTAAATTATCCTAATTTAAATAAACGAATTGTTCCGATTATAGCAGATGAGGCACGTACATTTGGTATGGAAGGTTTGTTTAGGAAAATTGGTATATATAATTTTGATGGACAAAAATATACCCCTCAAGATAAAAATCAATTACTATATTATAAAGAGAATAAAAATGGTCAAATACTACAAGAAGGTATTAATGAGTTAGGAGCAGCTTCGTCTTGGTTAGCTGCTGCTACTTCATATAGTAATAATAATTTTCCAATGATTCCGTTTTATATTTATTATTCAATGTTTGGTTTTCAAAGGATTGGGGATTTATGTTGGGCTGCAGGCGATCAGCAAGCGCGTGGATTTTTGATTGGTGCCACTTCGGGTCGAACTACTTTGAATGGCGAAGGTTTGCAACATGAAGACGGTCATAGTCATATTCATTTTCTGACTGTTCCAAATTGTATTTCATATGATCCGTCGTACGCTTATGAAGTTGCTGTAATTATACAAGATGGTTTACAAAGAATGTACGGGACAAATCAAGAAAATATATATTATTATATTACCACAATGAATGAAAACTATTTTATGCCTAAAATGCCTATAGGTGTTGAAGAGGGTATTAGAAAAGGAATTTATAAATTAAATTCATTACCGGGTAATATAGGAAAAGTACAATTGATGGGTTCGGGAGCTATTTTACAAAGCGTAACAGAGGCTGCAAGTATATTGCATAAAAATTATAAAATTGGTGTTGATATTTATAGTGTTACATCATTTACAGAATTAGCACGTGATGGTCAAGATTGTGAACGGTGGAATATGTTACATCCAAATGAACATCCTAAAATTCCGTATATTACTCAGATAATGAATACTTCTCCTGCAGTCGCTGCTACTGATTATATGAAATTATTTGCAGATCAAGTACGAAAATATGTACCAGCTCAATCATATCATGTTTTAGGAACGGATGGTTTTGGACGTTCTGATAGTCGTAAAAATTTACGTGATTATTTTGAAGTTAATGCTCATTATATCGTTATAGCAGCATTAACAGAATTATCTAATTGTTTAATAATAAAAAAAACAATGGTTTGTGATGCAATACTTAAATTTAATATTAATGTTGAAAAAATTAATCCACGTTTAGCATAA
- the truA gene encoding tRNA pseudouridine(38-40) synthase TruA, whose protein sequence is MISELRIIKFAAGLEYDGSSYHGWQNQKLGISSIQGAVEKAISMVANHTVHVVCSGRTDAKVHSLGQVIHFTTFSIRKNISWLLGINNYLPKNISITWIKKVSKIFHARYSAVSRCYRYIIYNSITRSAIFDHRVGYVAGILNTKVMFQASQCIIGEHDFSSFRSIKCQSSTPFRKIIYINVFQVNQFIFIDIEANAFLQYMVRNIIGCLIEIGKMKKHFTWIIDVLNKKNRLFCGPTAHPSGLYLFTVKYPNFFQLPINNF, encoded by the coding sequence ATGATTAGTGAATTACGAATAATAAAATTTGCTGCAGGATTGGAATACGATGGAAGTAGTTATCATGGTTGGCAAAATCAAAAATTAGGTATTTCTAGTATACAAGGAGCTGTTGAAAAAGCAATTTCTATGGTTGCAAATCATACAGTACATGTTGTATGTTCTGGCAGGACAGATGCTAAAGTACATAGTTTAGGACAGGTTATACATTTTACAACCTTTTCTATTCGTAAAAATATTTCGTGGTTATTAGGTATTAATAATTATTTACCAAAAAATATTTCTATAACATGGATTAAAAAGGTTTCTAAAATTTTTCATGCTAGATATAGTGCTGTATCGCGTTGTTATCGGTATATTATTTATAATAGCATTACTCGATCTGCTATTTTTGATCATCGTGTCGGTTATGTAGCAGGTATTTTAAATACAAAAGTTATGTTTCAAGCAAGTCAATGTATCATTGGAGAACATGATTTTAGTTCATTCCGATCAATAAAATGTCAATCTAGTACACCTTTTAGAAAAATAATTTATATCAATGTATTTCAAGTGAATCAATTTATTTTTATTGATATTGAAGCGAATGCTTTTCTACAATATATGGTAAGAAATATTATTGGTTGTCTTATTGAAATTGGAAAAATGAAAAAACATTTTACATGGATAATTGATGTATTAAATAAAAAAAATCGCTTATTTTGTGGTCCTACTGCTCATCCAAGTGGTTTATATTTATTTACAGTAAAATATCCAAATTTTTTTCAATTACCTATAAATAATTTTTAG